The window CTGTACCGCCCTCGTAAACAGCCGTGTACTGCGTCGAGGCTTTGCCCATCTTGAACGTATAGATATACGCAGACTTCACTTCGGAGCGGCTCGATGCGCCGACCTTGTTGCCGTTTCCGTCGTACCAGCCAAGGAATTTTTTTCCATTTTTCGGGATCGTCTTGAGCAAAACAGTCATGCCCTGCGGATAATACGCACTGATAGATGTCGCCTCGGCAGAACCTTCCGGAGAGACCTTCACATCGACCTGGTACATGGGAGCCATGTACTCGCCGAGCTTTTTCACGACCGTATCCGAGTGGGCTCGCATCTGCTCGGTTATGATTCGTCCGTAAGCGTTCGCACCGTTCATCTGCAAATGCACCTGATCGGACTGGTCGGCCCCCAAATTCGAATATTCCGCCTTTGTGGAGAAATTGTAAACAAACTGCTGGGCATATTTTTCGCCCACAGAAATCATGTAGTTCGCAACCATCTCGCTCATGTCGATGAAAGGGACATTCAAGTCTTTGGCTAGTTGCTGGTTAAGCGCCGGGTAACCACGATAGCTGTTATGGATTTGCGTCGGGGAATCGAAGATACAACGGCGAATCGGGCTCATGATGATAGGATTCGCCCCCTTGGCACGAACATCATCGACCATCTTTTTCATGTTGGACTTGTAAAAATCCTCGGTACTGTAATTGATGTCGTTAATCCCGAACTGGATAACCACGTAATCGCCGGGCTGCAGCTTTTCGGCAATGCAGTTACCGTTGGAACAGCCCTTCTTGAAGAACATGTCATAGTAGCCGACAGCAATGCCACCGTTCTTGTCTTTACCGCCACCACCCAGCGACATGCCGCCCTGACCACGATTTACGACCTTCGCCTTGTCAAACCAGAAATGAAAATCCTGGCCCTGCCCCTGCTTGGGGTAGTAGCCCTCGTTCCAATCCTGCATGGTGGAATCGCCACACATATATATAGTCACCTCCGCCCAGACAATCGAAGACACGACTATCGAGGCGAGGACGGCAGTTTGACATATTTTGTTCAAGAGGGGCATAAAAAGTGGTTAGTGGTTGGTGGTTAGTGGTTAAGGATTGACAAAGAGGGATTTCTGCATCAGTTTTCCGTCGCGCTTCACCTTCACGATATACGTTCCACCCGGCAACACGCCCCGTTCGAGCGCAATTACGCCCTCACCTGCAGACGCATTACCAGAAACTGCGGCTCGCATTGAACCCGTAGCATCGTAGAAGAGCACTTCGACAAAACCAGGAACAGAAGTGAAAAGAGTACCTGTCGACGGACGATAGTAGAAACTTCCACCAATTTGCACAACCGGGAGGGCATCCGAATTTTTATTGCTCTTATAAAGTTCCACACCGGCAATATCAAACAAGAACGCATCCACATCTGCGCCGCTGGTCTTTGACATCGACTTGAGCGTAATGGTGTTCTTGCCTTTTTTCAACTTGATGTCTATGTCGTACGTATTCCACATAGACCAGCCACCCGTCGGGCCCATCTCGACCGTCCCGACTTCTTTGCCGTTCACAACAAGTTTCATTTCACGGGAGGTACTATCACCATTAGCGTAGCGCACCGACATCGTCGTCGCGGATTCGCTAGCAGACTTGACCAACCATGTTCCATAACTCGACTTCGAATTCTTGAAGTCAAAGTAGCCATTTCCAATATAGCCCTTGGACTCTTTTCCCGTCGAGCCTTCGCCTTCATCCGGAATGGCCGCATCCACAATGGAAGATGCGTTCACGACCACCTTGGAAGAATCCTTCTTGTCCGGATTCGTCTTTGTGGAATCCTTCTTGTCCGGATTCGTTTTTGTGGAATCCGTCTTCGACGTATCCGGCTTGGGGGCTTCCTTCACGACAATTTCGCCCTTGACCGTTGCATTTGCAGCCTTGCTGCCCTCGGTCTTTATCGTGAACTTGAACGTACCCGTCTTTTTCGGCGTACCGGAAATCCAAACAGTCTGCTTCGCCGAATCGACCTTGGCAGAAACTCCCGACGGGAGACCATCCACCTTGACCCCAGTGCAGAACAGGAACTCGTAACCGATAGCCTTTATCGAATCGCCCAAAGTAACGGTCTGCTTTTCTTTCGCACCTTCCATCTTGGAAAGGATTGCATCAGGATACACGGTAAATGCGCTGTCGCCCACGGTATACACGCTAGGTTGCATCAACTTCTTGACCATGTCGGGCAGATAGTAGCTCGTATGCGGGGGCTGGTTGTAGCCCGTATTCTGCCATGCAACAGCAGTCCTATAAACGGCATCGTGCATCAGCGTGTAAAGGCGGTACGGAGTCGTCACCGGAGTAGAGATGATATAGATTTTGGACGGATCGTTCTCGGTGCGAAGGATCAGTTCTTCGCGCCAGTCTCCAAAGAGATCCGCAACGAGGAGCGGAGTATTCTTGGTGCCGTTGCATCCAGAAAGCCCAAGCGCCGCAGTTCCATCAAAATAGTGCGGCATTGACTGATTTGGCACATCCGGTTTATACACGATGGCTCCGTCAAGCAATTCATCCTGCAAGTCTCCATCGAAGTATATGCGGAAATTAATCGGATAGCCTAAAGTGTCTTCATTTTCATAGAGATAATGAGTGAAATACAAAGTAGTGTCCGCTAGCTTAACCGTGTCATATACGACACCAACGGTATCACGGGTATAATATATGGGATCGTCAATATAATTTCCTTTCGCCGAACGAATCGCTCGGCCCTTCGAAGACCACATCTCAAGTCCACGGTACGTAGAATCAATATCGGCAGCCAAACCACGACCATTATCTATACCCCCCTGCAAGGTCCCCCAAAGGACCTTACCATTGGCATCACGCAGTTCATCCATATATGGGGTCTGATACCAATACTCATGAACACCCCAGAATTCAAGCCCCGGATTGTCCGGATCAATATCGGCAAGATGTCCGGCATCCCCGTGACCAAAGCCGGTAGAGTAACGAACCGTTCCGTCATGATTCAAAGCCGCAGCACCATAAACAATTTCGTCAAAGCCATCGCCATCCAGGTCGCCCACAAAAATATTGTGGTTGCCCTGAGCGTAAAGGCCTTCGCCCGGAGTTTCGGACTTATGGAACCAGCGTTGCTTCAGGTCCTTGCCGTCAAAATCATAGGCAACGACGTAAGCCGCCGTATAATAGCCACGGGCAATGATGGCACTCGGATGGATGCCATCCAGGTATGCCGTTGCCGCAAGGAAGCGGTCACAACGGTTTCCATAATTGTCGCCCCACGTAGTCCCCCCAACGGAATCCGCCGGGCCAAACTTCCTGGCATCGCGCGACGGGAGATACTCAATC of the uncultured Fibrobacter sp. genome contains:
- a CDS encoding carbohydrate-binding protein, with the protein product MAKHPCLGFLAVVAIVLALPLQSFALPRQMEALDRGLVVANVGKSGMLVSWRLLGTEKSDTEFNLYRDGTKIATIGKTDGTNYLDKDGKITSKYTVSAVVDSSEGEKKAVSFVMDSTVSSGGQSFPYKVLNVDAPACPKSMAGDTCTYWASDMSVADLDGDGQYELVLEWEPSNFKDPVMDGFTSPTLIDAYKLDGTKLWRINMGWNIRSGPHYTQFQVYDYDGDGKAEMIVKTADGTIDGKGKVIGDSSKNYLDSAGRIVSGPEYLTVFRGIDGAEITTIEYLPSRDARKFGPADSVGGTTWGDNYGNRCDRFLAATAYLDGIHPSAIIARGYYTAAYVVAYDFDGKDLKQRWFHKSETPGEGLYAQGNHNIFVGDLDGDGFDEIVYGAAALNHDGTVRYSTGFGHGDAGHLADIDPDNPGLEFWGVHEYWYQTPYMDELRDANGKVLWGTLQGGIDNGRGLAADIDSTYRGLEMWSSKGRAIRSAKGNYIDDPIYYTRDTVGVVYDTVKLADTTLYFTHYLYENEDTLGYPINFRIYFDGDLQDELLDGAIVYKPDVPNQSMPHYFDGTAALGLSGCNGTKNTPLLVADLFGDWREELILRTENDPSKIYIISTPVTTPYRLYTLMHDAVYRTAVAWQNTGYNQPPHTSYYLPDMVKKLMQPSVYTVGDSAFTVYPDAILSKMEGAKEKQTVTLGDSIKAIGYEFLFCTGVKVDGLPSGVSAKVDSAKQTVWISGTPKKTGTFKFTIKTEGSKAANATVKGEIVVKEAPKPDTSKTDSTKTNPDKKDSTKTNPDKKDSSKVVVNASSIVDAAIPDEGEGSTGKESKGYIGNGYFDFKNSKSSYGTWLVKSASESATTMSVRYANGDSTSREMKLVVNGKEVGTVEMGPTGGWSMWNTYDIDIKLKKGKNTITLKSMSKTSGADVDAFLFDIAGVELYKSNKNSDALPVVQIGGSFYYRPSTGTLFTSVPGFVEVLFYDATGSMRAAVSGNASAGEGVIALERGVLPGGTYIVKVKRDGKLMQKSLFVNP
- a CDS encoding GDSL-type esterase/lipase family protein; protein product: MPLLNKICQTAVLASIVVSSIVWAEVTIYMCGDSTMQDWNEGYYPKQGQGQDFHFWFDKAKVVNRGQGGMSLGGGGKDKNGGIAVGYYDMFFKKGCSNGNCIAEKLQPGDYVVIQFGINDINYSTEDFYKSNMKKMVDDVRAKGANPIIMSPIRRCIFDSPTQIHNSYRGYPALNQQLAKDLNVPFIDMSEMVANYMISVGEKYAQQFVYNFSTKAEYSNLGADQSDQVHLQMNGANAYGRIITEQMRAHSDTVVKKLGEYMAPMYQVDVKVSPEGSAEATSISAYYPQGMTVLLKTIPKNGKKFLGWYDGNGNKVGASSRSEVKSAYIYTFKMGKASTQYTAVYEGGTAEKYTGDGAALTAFPTTTPKNLDDVTFVPYTPPEGSEEISVPVDKDIKRFIDASNPDSGVGNTENNWTGFIGKGFYNMENSNTSFASYKLKFPAAGYVTLAVRYANGGNADRTFNAYLDHDYYLKAPPTGSWDTWDTAYVVLDAPQGEAELKFMSTTSDGAPNIDAFGFSFAGVCRMGDESCEDSSDITKIATRGGVGQPAVRIRGNDLILAGNGPAQVSIFDMQGRIVARKIVGSGTLDLASTVGAAGLYRVVVKQGNVKFNGMYAKVK